The sequence GAAACCAGGTCAATGATCCCATAGAAGCTATATGCGTATTGCTTCTTGCTTTGTACCACCCATAACCTCAATAGGTATTCGATGGTGAATATGATGGTGAACATCCACTCCAGCACCAAAAGCAACAACCCTATCTTTTCCTTTATGGCGGTAACGCTCTCCAGCATGATCACGCCAATGCTCAACAGGATGCAGAGGATCAAAGCAATGTCAAAAGCCTTGCCCTGGGGCGTCTCCGCCTCAAAGATGATGTTGTAGATTTTCCTTTTAAGCTGGCGTCTGTTATCCGGGTCCATCGGGCACTAATATAGCACTCGAAATTTGATGGTATGCGCGATGGCCCTCATTTCTTTGATCAATTCCTTGCCGTAACCCTTGTTGATGTCGGTAATAACATACCCGATGTGCTCGGTGGTTTTTAAATATTGGCCCGCAATGTTGATGCCATGGCTGGCCAGTACAGAGTTGATTTTGGCGAGTACGCCCGGCACGTTGTTGTGGATGTGGATAAGGCGGTGCGCATTTTCCAATGTGGGCAACACCAGGTTGGGGAAGTTGACGCTCTGGCTGGTGCTTCCCGAATTGATGTAGTCGGTTAACTTGCCAGGTACGAAATGGGCAATGTTTTCCTGGGCTTCCAGGGTGCTGCCACCGATGTGTGGCGTCAGGATGACATTGGGCAATCCGCGGAGCACCGAGGTGAAGGCCTCGTGGTTGCTGTTGGGCTCTTGTTCAAACACGTCCATCCCACAACCCCGGATTTGCCCGTCAAGGATTTTTTCTTTGAGTGCCTGCACATCCACCACGTGTCCGCGGCTAAGGTTGATGAGGATGGCGCCCTTTTTCATCAGTCCAAGTTCCTGCATGCCGATCAGGTACTTGTTGGAAGCCCTGCCATCCACATGCAGTGACACCACATCCGATACCCTCAGCAATTCTTTCAGGTTTTTGCACCGGATCGCGTTCCCCAGGGCCAGCTTCTCTTCGGTGTCATAATAGAACACCTTCATGCCCAGGCTTTCCGCCAGCACGGAAAGCTGGGACCCGATATTCCCATAGCCTACTATGCCCAGGTTTTTGCCCCTGATTTCAAAACTGTTGTTAGCAGACTTGTTCCACTCGCCCTCGTGCATTTTTGCAAACTTGTCCGGCAGGTTGCGCATCAGCATAATGATTTCGGCAATGGCCAGCTCCACCACCGAGCGCGTGTTGCTGAAGGGCGCGTTGAAGACGGCTATCCCTTTTTTGGCGGCCGTGTCAAGGTCTATTTGGTTGGTGCCAATGCAAAATGCACCGATGGCCATTAGCCGGTGGGCGTTTTCAATCACCCTGGCCGTGACCTGTGTTTTGGAACGGATGCCCAATATGGAAACGTTGACGATCTTTTCGCACAACTCCTCCTCGGTAAGCCCCGCAGGGTATACCTCCACATTGAACCCTTCCTCCTTCATTAATCTTACTGCTGCCGGGTGCACACTTTCCAGCAGCAGCACGTTAATCCTGTTTTTGGGGTAGGAAATAGCAGGGTTTAGGTTGTTGAGGTAAAGAAACTCGTCCAGGCTGGGCGTGATGTGGTCGGCCTTGCTCAGGATATTCCCCCTTTCCACATTTTCAGTAAAGGCAAAAAACTTGTTGGCCAGCCCGGAGTGCTTGATCTCGTAGTCTGTGTACCCATCCCCGATTACGTACACATCCCCCGGCAAGTTCAACCGTTTTAACAATTCCACTTTGCCGTTGTTGGAGGAAAGCGGGTTGCTTTCGTCAAACCCCGTTACTTCGCCTTTGTCGTTGAAATGAAACTGGTTGGCAAAAATATTTTCCTTCTTCACCCCATATTCGGTCACTATGGGGTCTATAAAGGCGTGAAAGCCATTGGAGATGATGTAAATATTCCCGTTGCTTTTTTCAAAAAAAGCCTTGTTCCTTTTAAATGAATCGGAGACCAGCCCCTTGAGCACGGTGACGAGCTGCTCCAAGTGGCTTTTATTGGGGGAAAGCAACTCCAACCTTTTCTTCAGCGATTCCCGGAAAGACAAAGACCCTTCCATGCCCTGGTTGGTCAGATCCATGATCTGCCTTTTGATGGTTTCCTTTTCGGGATGGCCTTTTAGGGATATGTCCGCCAATACATCAAAAGCTTCCACCTTGGTGAAGGTACTGTCAAAATCAATGACGAAATACGTATTGGGCTTCATGGACTTGAAAATAAGCCGCAAAGGTAATAAAGTCTGCCGTCAAACAACGCAGGCCCGGTGGCCTCCTAATCCATCCAAAGGAGGTCGTTAATGATACTTTTTGCGTATTCCCTTATTTGGTCGCGCGTTTCCCTAAAGGCGTTCATGGTTTCTTCCCCAGTCCCTGGCTCCTTCGATGGGTCAGGGAAATTCTGGTGGAGACGCCTGGCCTGGCCGGGAAAGAGGGGGCAATTTTCACTGGCGTGGTCGCATACGGTCAACACCAAATCGAACGGGACCGACAGGTATTCGCCCACGTGGTTGGACGTATGGCGGGAAATGTCGGTCCCATCCTCCTTCATCACGGCCACCGCCCTGGGATCCAGTCCATGGGCCTCAATTCCGGCACTTAGCACGTGGAGCCGGTGGTGGGAATACTTTTTCAAGTAGCCCTCCATCATCTGGCTGCGGCAGGAGTTGCCGGTGCACAAGACTAGGACTTGCAGCATGGCGGGGCAAGCCGGAGGTGCATGCAGGAGGCCGAGGCCGGGCACACCTCAACAAATTGTTTGGAATTCCTGATTGCGGGCGGCACCTGTTCGCGGCCGGTTGCCTCAAAGCCTAGTTTGTTGAAGAAACCGGATGCGGTTTCCGTCAATAAAAACAACTCCTTAAGGCCGCTTTCTTTTGCCTTTCCTATAAGGTGCAGGGCGATCTTTAATCCCCATTTGTTTCCCTTATAAAGAGGGGCAACGGACACGGAGCGCAGCAAACCATAATCCCCATGGATTTCCATGGCCCCCGTGCCAACCATTTCATCCTGGTGGTAATACCCTACCAGCAAATGTTCGTCTTTGTCCAGGCCTTCGCTGGAAAGCCCGGCCAGTGCCAACTGTCGTTTGAATGCCACGAAGCTTTCCGGGCTGCTGACCACCCTGGGCCTTAAATCAATTACAGCACTCTGGCCCACAACAGGATTTTTCATCATTTTTTTCAGCGTAAACAGTGATGCTGTAGATGCCAAGGTTTCCATTTTTGTAGTCTTCCATTTCGTTTTCGTTCAAATAACCGGAAAGGAT comes from Flammeovirgaceae bacterium and encodes:
- the serA gene encoding phosphoglycerate dehydrogenase, with the protein product MKPNTYFVIDFDSTFTKVEAFDVLADISLKGHPEKETIKRQIMDLTNQGMEGSLSFRESLKKRLELLSPNKSHLEQLVTVLKGLVSDSFKRNKAFFEKSNGNIYIISNGFHAFIDPIVTEYGVKKENIFANQFHFNDKGEVTGFDESNPLSSNNGKVELLKRLNLPGDVYVIGDGYTDYEIKHSGLANKFFAFTENVERGNILSKADHITPSLDEFLYLNNLNPAISYPKNRINVLLLESVHPAAVRLMKEEGFNVEVYPAGLTEEELCEKIVNVSILGIRSKTQVTARVIENAHRLMAIGAFCIGTNQIDLDTAAKKGIAVFNAPFSNTRSVVELAIAEIIMLMRNLPDKFAKMHEGEWNKSANNSFEIRGKNLGIVGYGNIGSQLSVLAESLGMKVFYYDTEEKLALGNAIRCKNLKELLRVSDVVSLHVDGRASNKYLIGMQELGLMKKGAILINLSRGHVVDVQALKEKILDGQIRGCGMDVFEQEPNSNHEAFTSVLRGLPNVILTPHIGGSTLEAQENIAHFVPGKLTDYINSGSTSQSVNFPNLVLPTLENAHRLIHIHNNVPGVLAKINSVLASHGINIAGQYLKTTEHIGYVITDINKGYGKELIKEMRAIAHTIKFRVLY
- a CDS encoding arsenate reductase ArsC, which encodes MLQVLVLCTGNSCRSQMMEGYLKKYSHHRLHVLSAGIEAHGLDPRAVAVMKEDGTDISRHTSNHVGEYLSVPFDLVLTVCDHASENCPLFPGQARRLHQNFPDPSKEPGTGEETMNAFRETRDQIREYAKSIINDLLWMD
- a CDS encoding GNAT family N-acetyltransferase — encoded protein: MMKNPVVGQSAVIDLRPRVVSSPESFVAFKRQLALAGLSSEGLDKDEHLLVGYYHQDEMVGTGAMEIHGDYGLLRSVSVAPLYKGNKWGLKIALHLIGKAKESGLKELFLLTETASGFFNKLGFEATGREQVPPAIRNSKQFVEVCPASASCMHLRLAPPCCKS